The genomic stretch GGTAAAGCAATATTgccttataattaaataaaacaggcTCACTGTCAAATAGAGGTAGATGTATTCTGCGATGATCGCCTATTAACTtttcaatcgacttcaaaaactGGGAGTTTACAATTCGACTGTTTTTTATATGAACTACAGAAGTCACGCCCCATACTTTTTTGAAATAACTTAGTGAAAGTGTACCTTAAACTTGTCCTCTTAAACTTACATTTGAGCGTGGACTTCTATTTATATGCACAATACTTTAATTCAATGTAAATTTTCAACTGGAAATATGCTCTTCTACACACTTTCGGTTACATGTAAGGTGTAACATATAATTTGTTTCCCGTACAATATTTCGtagatattactatttttaaatcatattcagatttttacaataaaagtattattgtcAATTATTTGTTAGGCCCGAGACAGCTCTGCATGGGATATACTTATTATGATGATATGTATCACCAATCTTGATTCTTAAATTTTGGTTTATATCATATCTATTATACTAAGATACATTTTTAGGCTCGCAAAGATCAGAGTGACAATTTTGTTCGTTACAAACAAGGGACCATTCCTGATAACATTTATCGGATTTACATTGACTAAATAAAGCTCGAGCagcgaaaacaaaatatattagcaaaatttcaatttttttgtagcatatcataaataaaagcgTCAATAGTTTACGAGCCGCCTAACGATGTTAAAAGCTACAGGATCAATCGTTAGTCTTCACCCTTTGGGTTATAATTGTCGGCCCTACTCCTAACACAAGTTTATAAAAACGGGTAAAAAAATTACCACGTAGAATTGATTCTAATCCAACTCCAGCAATGTGAACATTGTGGCAAAGCAGACCAACCTAGTAAATAAGACGTTTTCAAGTAGAAGTATATAGTCCAAATAGGAAAAGTAGAGATGCAAAAGTAACATACATGAGAGgagtaaattacccactgctgggctaaggcctcctcttccattaaggagagagtttggaacatatttcaccacgctgttggtGGTAGTTGGtggaatgtggcagaatttcgatgaaattagacacatgccggtttcctcacgatgttttccttcttcgCCGAGCACAGGATGTGTTATAAGCACATATTAAAGAGGTGCTTGCCCGCGCgcgttgcacgcgttctaaccactgggccatctcagctcatttgcATTCCGAGTATCAAATACTCTTTGTATTTTGAAccattaacaattaattttcatcatttttcttgtttatattttttttaatttaaaccctAAAATTGTGTTAAGGCTTCATTGTTTAACAtatcattggtttttatttgtatgaatacctattttttcaatttacttCTAAAAAGTAGCTATGTGACGTTAGACAACGAGTTTCGCTTAATTGATAGAATTAGAAGAAATTATTTACACTAACCCGTAAATAGTTTGTATTAAGGACTCGAATAGATAACGCCAAGTgccattttttcaattttatttgatcTTAACGTTGTATTTAAACTTATCTTCCCAAAAGTAATCCACAGTGATGTAAATGTGTGCTATTTATTAtggtaaaaataactatttgaaggctctaaatatttttagagataATTAGTTATTTGTGTCTCCTGTAAAGTtggtaaaaacaaaaaacgattTATAAAAGCGCACTGACGATAGTTAAGAAAGAATCCTCAGGTTATAACACAGTACTGTTCAAGAATAATTCCAAAAGCGCAATTTTCTACCAAACAAAATATAcctcataaaattaattttcaaattgttatttttttacttgatcACCTAAATAAACTATATCTGAAACCTACaacaattcatatttttcttgttaattttgtttaaattgttataGGTCGGCGGCCAATCGGATTATATGGATATGCCTACTGGCGACGTATATATCGTTCATAATACCTCAAACATTGATATCGCtacaaatcaatatttttctgAACTTGGTAATTTCAAACGGTAGGGAcggttattatatatttagttatttatatatattgttaactaAGCCGTAATTTACAGGGCAATATATAAAATGTGCACgttgcaaatatttatttcaacatgcagagaaattaataaaaaagatacatCACATTGATAAATTTGGAATAATTGGCCTTTGTGATTACTGTAAAGATCGAATACCCTGTGAACATTGTTATGAAGTTCTTAAAAAGTTTATTGCAAGTAAAAATAAGGAAACGAAAAAAGTAAATGACTTTATTCAGTggttaaataatgttaaacataatctaaaaagtaataaattacaatcacgTTCTCTTTCCAATTTACATTTAACCAAGCAACGTAATTTTACTTTGGATCCTAAAATAATCCATGAGCTTCGAAGGGATCAGTTTTCAGACACAGAAACATCGCGTAATACAGTTCAAACAGAAAGTCAGCAAAATGTATCAACGATTGTTAGCTTCAACGGCACACCCGTTGGTGGCGATAAAGCTGAACTCGTTACTGACaaaataaaaaggtatttttttgaCACAGATAGTAACCTGATAGAGCATTCAGATGTACGCTTTAGATTACAGAAACGGAAGGAGTTGAAATTTCCTTCGAAATACACGCACATTTCTCAAGACGGTATTAATGTAAACGTGCATGATTTAGACTTAGTAAATTTACTGCACAGAAAAGATATCAATTATCACTCATTTAATAATTCAGAAGATAAATTCTCTGACAACCTTCCATTTAAATACGACTATActgaaaaatcaaatttatctCGATCTCCTACAGAAATAAGGGAAAATGTGGAggaaaaaaagacaaatataaGCCCGACAGATTTACATTCACAGGACGTGTTAAAATTTGGTGAAGGCATATCTCAAGGGTCTCTTCAAAAGGATTTCagctttgtttttattaaaccgATTAATAAGCAACCAAAGATTCCTAGCAAATATAAAAGCTCATCAGAATTAATAAAGGATACTAAAGATATGATTCGTGAAAGATCAGAAAAAGAGAAGACATTAcgagaaatcaaattgaaagaaaaaaatataaactttttgaaGGTAGTTAGTAGTAAACCtaagaaaaagaaagaaacgcttgaagaaacaaaagaaattGTACTTCTTGACGATGACCAGAAGATACATGACATTGATACAGAAAAGCTAACGACAGAAGAACCTACAActgataaaaaagaaaaagaaagtgTTAATAAACTTTCACATAAGTTGCCTAAAAGCGAgaaagaaaaaatgaaaatagatcagaaaaaaaaaattgatgataAGGATCTAATGAAAGTTGACAAAGTTGCAACAAAGGTTAAAAAAGAAACtgagaaacaagaaaaatatgaaaaattgacaacaaaagttaaaaaagaaactgagaaacaagaaaaagatgaaaaaatttcaacaaaagttaaaaaagaaaCTGAGAAACAAGAAAAAGATGAAAAAGTTTTAACACAAGTTAAAAAAGAAACCCAGAAACAAgaaaaagttgaaaaaaatgttattgaaaaagAACAAAAAGTAAGGGATAGTGAAAAAAAGACAAAGAAAGAACCATCTGTCGATCTAAATAAGAAAGAAGATTTAAGTAGCGAAAAAAAGCAACCTAAACATGACGCAAATAAAGGATCTAGTACGAAAGATAATATTGACGAATTCAAAAAACTGTTAGCTGAGcaaaagaaacaaaatgaaGAAGCAgaaaaattgagaaaaaaagaagaagaagaaaaaaagaGAAGAAATGAAGAAGAAGAGAAAAAGAGGagaaaagaagaagaagagaaAAAGAGGAGAAATGAAGAAGAAGAGAAAAGGAGgaaaaaagaagaagaagaaaagcGATTAAAAGACAGTGCGATCAAACGTCAGGGCGAAAAGGAACCtaaatcagaaaaaaaatctGAGCTTAAATCAAAGAGTAAAGTTGAcgcaaatcaaataaaaattagaacTCCGTCAACTGACGATCTAATTTTACAGTTAGTGAGATTAAAACAATCCCAACATACAGGAAAACAAAGAGTACAACCGAAAAGATTATCAGAACTTAATATTGATCCTACTGTCATCAAAACTCACAGGGGTCATCTAAGTAACAAACAATCGAATTGTGTTATTTGTAATGACTCTGAATTAGAGCTTGATATTGAGAATATTGATAGgattaaatgtgaaagtaaggaAGTGACTGATATTATCATTGGacaacaaatattcaaatataaaccacatacagaagaaaatattaataaaacctcAATAGGTCCTATACTTTTTGCAACACAATTTAATGATGATGTCGTGAAAATACCAAGTCAAGACTTAATTACTAACAGTGCTGCAGGAGATATGGAAAGAAAACCTGTTCCCGGAAAAATCGTAAGTTTTTGGATCTACTTAGACGAATTCTAtccttttgtatttatatgttgAGTAAGAAAGTATCGAAAGGAATGCATGATGATATAGAATTACGGTAGATGATAatcgaaaaattaaatttacccaAAAAACGTGTGTTTTAATCAACTAATACAGCAATTGAATGGTGCTATATGTAATTTTCCTAGGTCATCAATTCAtaccaattaattaaaattattcataaatatcaaaaatatacagggttattggtaactcgacgtatatcatacctaaataaagtattaataagcgaatccgagaaactctctataaaagagcacagcacacacaacatgttctacaatgaataatgcaggattctatccttactattatcctcacgaagaagtcTCTGAAAGGAAAGTAATTTTTTGGAAATTCgtattctaatataaataattgtgtaatcTGTACTTAGCAATCTTCTGCGGGTGATATTGGCGACATAGATGCATATGGGGGttttaattattgcaaatagtcacccctaacggatatacgtcgagttaccaataaacCTATATATAGttgaccgggagatgataatgacaaaatatttggtcatttgtaccagtatggtggttcttcaggggtctaattacgttaaggcaaaaaggaaaatgatggtcatagcgctcgcaccggcggccccaTCGCCTGGGCtttaatcgaacgcgtcggaaaaataacgagtgtcgaacgatttgttccacaaaaatgcttgtattttcagatagtcgaaaaaaaagaagtaggcggTAGCCTATGActatcattttcctttttgccttgaCGTAATTAGATCCCTGAAGAatcgccatactggtacaaatgaccaaatattttgtcattatcatctcccggtctataggtaatataacatttatgtcATAACTTATTATCGGAATAATTAACGAgttataaagaattattattctaatttcGAATATAGAGTAACCGTGCTAAAGCACAAAGTTTCTTTACAGCTTTTGTAACCTCTTTATAACTGACATCGAAatatgtgaaaaatattttatttgacgcTTTGACATGGACATTTGAGTTGTTGTTTTTACTTGaactgattttttattatttatttcgtagccaatattgtatatttttgaattggTTAAAAATTATGTCAAAGAGTAAAAAAACAGAGGtaactaattttaatgtataaaaaagaaacattgcaATTAaagtaaagattattatttttattattattaagtattttttgagGGATTTAATGAAAGagataaatttatctatttatgagatataagtatattgttttaagaattatttaaatttacaggtTGAACAAGAAGTACCGAAAGGCATTATAAGGTATGCCTTATCAGACCGTACATTTATTGATAAGGGCTGGACAATGCTTCCCACTGAAAAAGTTGTGCGaaaagtaatgtttttaatatattttctggatatgtatatattcattataaaaatatagaatttctAGGTCTAGTAACTAGTTTTCAAGGGTT from Vanessa cardui chromosome 1, ilVanCard2.1, whole genome shotgun sequence encodes the following:
- the LOC124543645 gene encoding calponin homology domain-containing protein DDB_G0272472-like, with the translated sequence FTGQYIKCARCKYLFQHAEKLIKKIHHIDKFGIIGLCDYCKDRIPCEHCYEVLKKFIASKNKETKKVNDFIQWLNNVKHNLKSNKLQSRSLSNLHLTKQRNFTLDPKIIHELRRDQFSDTETSRNTVQTESQQNVSTIVSFNGTPVGGDKAELVTDKIKRYFFDTDSNLIEHSDVRFRLQKRKELKFPSKYTHISQDGINVNVHDLDLVNLLHRKDINYHSFNNSEDKFSDNLPFKYDYTEKSNLSRSPTEIRENVEEKKTNISPTDLHSQDVLKFGEGISQGSLQKDFSFVFIKPINKQPKIPSKYKSSSELIKDTKDMIRERSEKEKTLREIKLKEKNINFLKVVSSKPKKKKETLEETKEIVLLDDDQKIHDIDTEKLTTEEPTTDKKEKESVNKLSHKLPKSEKEKMKIDQKKKIDDKDLMKVDKVATKVKKETEKQEKYEKLTTKVKKETEKQEKDEKISTKVKKETEKQEKDEKVLTQVKKETQKQEKVEKNVIEKEQKVRDSEKKTKKEPSVDLNKKEDLSSEKKQPKHDANKGSSTKDNIDEFKKLLAEQKKQNEEAEKLRKKEEEEKKRRNEEEEKKRRKEEEEKKRRNEEEEKRRKKEEEEKRLKDSAIKRQGEKEPKSEKKSELKSKSKVDANQIKIRTPSTDDLILQLVRLKQSQHTGKQRVQPKRLSELNIDPTVIKTHRGHLSNKQSNCVICNDSELELDIENIDRIKCESKEVTDIIIGQQIFKYKPHTEENINKTSIGPILFATQFNDDVVKIPSQDLITNSAAGDMERKPVPGKIVEQEVPKGIIRYALSDRTFIDKGWTMLPTEKVVRKMNVYRMRPAHPEFDWFEHNKNKKLMHYDTGEKLAEFDDDGRGRWFYRNGKLALDYYDAKEINAQQRFVIYSSGEPDERGRSRPLAILATFDYLGNGIVFDHAGKIRLKYNQTEGVVLDRSIGPVSHWKWHTLNDPPVLQQVMIDTQMAHKDPEIFKLGGPGDDKVRPDNEEMLAIEFDNFIKEKSKKLSQKFKPFQIKMKALKINEHFSLKVLDQATVYLIFRDGSINLKINIGMILDHKEIVDTDTAEVGEVSNSLERFPARTDSLAGLQKSVAYAQRVERARVERERRLRPTVSYTDKVNAIVSRPLRTPLDRLPPSSTGTVTTSAYNCRCRKSSSCQLYYDTRLT